The Cutaneotrichosporon cavernicola HIS019 DNA, chromosome: 3 region GGCCGAGGCAGCCCTACCACCCCTTGGTAGTCACCCTGGCCCAGGCAGTCAACCGACCACCATCGCCTCGCTTCCGACATCTCGTGCGGACTTGTAAAGAGATTTGCATGTCAGTGCTTACTCAACAGCTCACTTTTCATCTGCCACGCCAGCTCTTCCGTCTATCAACACCTCTCGCTCACTACTCGACCTTCTGGCCACTACACACCGCCGTACCCATGGACGTCCACGCCAACGACACCTTTGTCAAGTGAGCCCAGCCCCCGCACCACTGACTAAGCTTCTACGcgggcgcgccgccgctcaaCCGCCTCTCGTTCCAGCGCCCCAAGGCAGATGTGCTGAAcgcgcacctcgagcgAGCCAAGTTCCTGGTGTTCAACGAGGGCAAGCCGCTGGTGCACAAGGGCAAGATCTCGTCGCCCTACTTCGTCGACCTGGCCGCCGTCAAGCCCctggtcggcgagggcttCCTTGCTCCGTCTCCTAATGCTCCGAACGAGAAGGCGGAGGagtcgcgccgcgccgggTGCATCCTAGTcttcgtcggcgtcgatgagcgCGGATGCCCACCGGGCGAGGACCTCAACATCCCGCACGGCACGCCGTACTTTGCGATTGACGCCACGCCGGCCGGAACTGGTCTGTACGCTGTGAAGGGggatgccgaggacctAGCGAGGCAGGGGCGCTTCGAGGCTCCCGCCGACTCGGAGTgggccgacgcgcgcatgagcgcgtcgctcaTGGATGCTTGGCACGCTGGCCTGTTCGCGGCCGCACGCCCAATCGTCGACTGGAACGCGCGCAACCGCCACTGTCCCGCATGTGGGCGGCACACTTACTCCCTCTGGGGCGGATGGAAGCGCTCGTGCGTCACCGCCCGCGGGACGCCTGAGGAGCGCAAGTTGTGCTTCAGCAACACCGGGCTGCACAACTTTGCGCACCCACGCACGGACCCGGTCATCATCATGGGCATCCTTGATGAGACAGGCGACCGCATGCTGCTGGGCCGGAACAAGAGCTGGCCCAAGGGCATGTACTCGTGTCTTGCTGGGTTTATCGAGCCGGGCGAGAGCTTTGAGGAGGCGGTGCGgcgcgaggtgctcgaggaggccggtATTGTAGTCGGCCCTGTGCGATAGTGAGTTCCGCAGCAGGAAGGCGGAGGAACAGAAGAAAAGGAAGGCTAATGCACAGTGGCTCATCCCAGCCTTGGCCGTACCCGGCCAACCTCATGGTCGGGTGCTTTGGGCGTGCTGCCGGTGGGCAGAGTGTTCGGTGAGTTCACGCGCAATTGTGCTCCGCGCGTCGCCTCACCCCTGAATgcgctcacaccagcctcgacctcgacaacgagctcgaggacgcccAGTTTTTCCCTCGCTCGGttgtcgcgcgcgtcgccaccTCCAAGATGGGCTCCAAGTTTACCAAGAACGACTACAaccagctcgacaaggcGCAGGATGATCGCGACGTCAATGCGCCCGCTTTCATCGACCCCCGCCCCATGGACAAATTTGAGAACTTTACCAAGTGCCCACCGGAGACGGCCATTGCTGGCGTCCTCATGCGCCAGTGGGCGCTCGGGACGCACGCGACTCACCTGGTTAGCAGCCTCTAGGTGATGGAGGTTTGAGCAGGCGATGGATTGATGAACAGTCTAGTGAGCAATATGGAGAGACAAGTTGGAGATACAAGGGGATTAAAGAGATGAAGAAGTGCGTGATTGGAAGCTGGAAGGAAGGTAGTCCCAGAGTTagagggaaggaggtcgTGACTTGGGGTTACGAAGAAGGATCAATAAGTTACTGAAAGACATGAAGCCACCAGAGCCGAAATTACACATTGTGGTGTCAGCACTACTCGCAAGACATGCCAGACCATACACAGTACAGTCTATTCAGTACAACAAGTAGAAAATGCACTCGAGAACGCACACTCAAGGACCTTCCCCGCCCACCCAGTCGGCACACCACCTGGCCATCTCAGCGACGGCCTGTACGCCGCGATCGCTGCGTGCGAGACGGAGGCCGGGGCGCAGTGCCTGGTCCTCGGCATTAATCTTGCCTCGCTCACCGCTTGACACCGCGCCACGCGGGCCAGCGCGGAAGACGTAATCTGCGCGCGTTGCTACGTATCGGGGGAGTGTGCGGAACAGGATGACTGGTTTGGATGGTAACCGTCCGTTGTGGGGCGAGAGGACCAACTGTGGACCCTCTCGATGCGGCCCAaaggcctcggcgacaaACTCCACATCTGCGGTCAGCTCGCTAAAAGTAATGCTAGCTCACCCTCGAGAAGTATCAcgtcgcccttgcgcaCGATGCCGCCCCATTCGCGCGCGCACTCGTCCCACAGTTTGACCTTGGCCGCGACCGGCTCCCCTTGTCCGGGTGCGAGCACGTTCCAGCTGGCGATCCACATGACGCCCATGCGCCCTCCTGGTCCAAcccgccgtcgctgccggGAAACGGGTGCGTCAATGTTCATAACCCCGCAAAGGACACTGACGCGCGGCCGATCACGCGTTGGTCGGCGCGCCAGCAGGTCGTGAAGAGAGACTAGCTTGGGGAGCGGGATTGTCCATGTTGGAATGTTCGCGATTGACTGGGAGGGacgcgaggccgagatcgagagTGAGTCGAGCGACGAGAGGTGACTGTGGCTCTCGCTGGGTTGTGAAGGGTACGCTgcagctgctgtcagctctgtTGAATAGAATGCCTACCCGAGGTACGGAGACGTTTGGATCTGCGTCTGTTGGAGGCGGATGGTGGAAAgggtggggagggcggggtCGGGGACCTGACGGGTGGGGAAATGGTGAAGCGAGATGACGTGGGCCAAGAATCGGTGTGGAGTGGCTCGTCGGTTGGCGCGACTAGTTGAGAGGGCGGAAGGATTGGGTACAGCTCGACGCCTTTGAATCTTTGGAGAGATGTGATTGGGGTGAGTGTAAAAGGTGGAAGATAGACATTGAAAGGCATTGTCGCAAGTTTGTTGTACGATTTGAGGAACCAAGATTGTTCAATGTTGACATCCAACCAACCAACCGTAATAAGCGAGGCGAAGGAATGAGATTGTGTTCTATTTACTTGATTAGGATGAGAATAAAGAGAACCAATTACTAACGAGTTCAGGGTGGGGCTGGCGGGGGTTAATCTGTGCCTAACCCATGTTCCACGCTTTGTGCCAAGGTTGGCCCATCCAGGGAGGGGGGTGATGGGGGCTGAGACTAAGATGGCTTAGAATAGTTGGTTGAAACGTAACCGAGTAACGAGTCCATCTCCACCCATACGGTATGCCACATTACCACCATATGATCAATCTCACCATGTGAACAGCCACACTTTGTTTCGAACAACTCTTGACGCTTACTCTCTTACTCATCTCACCCTCAACGGTCTTTACATCCCTCACACTCCACACAGCCTTCACCTCTCAGCTAGTGGGCACATCGTCCAACTGTTCTACCCTTCACCAcctctcgccgcccacaAAACTTGATGCGAGATGACGGCGGGTACCTTCCTCACCGGCATAGCCCGCGCCGTGGACAGGATAcggcccgccgcctccaaCGAGGACTCGCAACCCACAACTTTCCCAGATCCGAACTGGCCGTCCCAGTCACAGCTCGACCTGCCGCGAcatgtcggcgtcgacaccAGCAACATCCCCGCCGACTTTCTGAACGTAAGGAACCTTAAATTTAAAATCCGACTGACACCAGTCATACCCGTATCCCGCATTCGTCCTTATCTCGGGCTCGCCAGAAGCAAAGCGCTTCCCGCCACTCCCATGGACACGAGGCAAGTATGCGGATCTCCATCCCTTTGAGCCTGTCTGGTCAAATCGGCGGTGGAAGCGGCTCTCCCGCGGCCGTCCTCTCCTCGATGGGTTATCGGTGGACAGCTCGAGGAAGCTTGCGGACTGGCTGGGGTCTTCCAACTCAGAGACCGCCGAAGCGCTTGACGAATCCGGGGTTTCGGAGAACGGGAATGGAGCGAGGCGGTCTACTTGTGCAGGACGCAACCCGATTCTCACGCTCACCTTTGCGTTTGGGCCTGAAAGGGTCGTGCTCCAGCTGTCAAAGACGTACCTGCCGATTAATCAGCCCGACGGGGCGCCGCGCATACGGGCCCCGGCCCAAGCGTTTGCAGTTGTGACGGCCACGCCTGTGGAGCAGGATGTGACCGTGACGATTGATGCCAGGTCCCGCCCAAgctgcgcctcctccagtACTGCCGAGGTGCACAATGAGACGCCTCCCTTGTCGCACTCCGCATGCCAGTCGCTGCGGGAGGCAGAGCCCCGCGACCTACCGGTGTGGGACGATGCGCAAACCGACAACGAGGAGACTGACGAGTTCGGTCCCCTCGCCCCTGGGCGGCCGCTCTATCTCTTCAGCGACGGTTCGTTTGTCAATAGCTCGCTGCCTGGACCAGCAGAGGAGGGTAAAGTTTCTGACGTTGTGGCCCTCCTTGAGAGTACCGACTGGTCGGCAACACAGCTGGGCCCGCGGGAAACGTGGTCCGCGTCTCTCAAGGCCTCGGTCAGAACTGTAATGGAATTTCCGTTCGCGGCAGGCGTCTGGTGGGGCAAGGAGCACACAATGATATATAATCAGTTGTACGCCGACTCGATGCCCGATCATCCCAAGGCCTTTGGACGTTCAGGATCGAGCTCGTGGGCAGGTGGGTCAAGACGCTTCTGGAGACGCTGACTTCTAGAACTGTGGCGGTTCCTGGGTCCGCTGAGCGATATTGTGAGGAACGGAACACCGGTCGTTAAAGAGGATGGTGGATTTTATCGTTGGTCCAGTGCTAATCTGCAGCACTCTTCTTGGAAACGAGTCTCAAGTTTCCATTTTTGCGGGAGGTATTCCGCACCCAGCTTTGGGTGCCACTCCGAGACGACCTGGGTCAGTATGTGGGCGTTTACCTCACGCTCCACGACACAACGCTCAAGGTCCTGGCGGAGCGCCGAGCGATCATCCACAGAGTGTTGGCTCAGAGGGCATGTGAGACACAGGCTCGTCCACCCTGATACCAGGTACAAAGTCGCTTGAGGACTACAAccaggcgctcctcgatACGTTGGAGGAATACCCACGGGATGCGCCATTCGCCCTCATCTTCCACGTCGAGTCCACATCGCCCAACTGTGCGTACGTTCGTTGTTCAGTTCTGACACGCAGTCCAACCGCGCAAGATGGGCagccgcgcgagctcgttcCGAGGTGCAGCGTCGTCGGTGCGCTTGCGATATACCGGTGGTGTGGGTGTTCCTGAGGGACATCCGTCCGCTCCACCAACGTGCTCTGTGGAATTGCTTCCAGGCGAGCAGCCAACTGaggagatgatggcgagcgcATTCACAGCACTGGAGGTGACGCCAGGCCAGCCTGGGTGTCGGTCCAATCTCTCAACCATGCGGCGGGTTATCTTCAACacggacgccgagggcctGTTGGCCTCCGACGAAGACCagcccgcgcccgccgagcAGTGGCCACTAGCCGAAGCGCTGCGAGCGCGGCAGCCGATCATCGTTCGCGACTGCTCAAAATTGATCGAGGGGTATCCTGTGCGCATATGGGACGAGCTACCTACGTCGGCTATTGTCATTCCCATCTCCTACTCCGACGGGGATTTGCCAGGCGCATtgctcgtgctcggccTTAGCTGCCGCCTCCCGTTCGACGCTGAGTATCAGGCCTTCCTTGTGAGTTCGGTGTCGGATCCCACTAACTGTACAGAGAGCGTACGGACGCACCCCCTTACCCAGCTGATCTCAGGCTCCGCGTCCAGTTGTCCGCGCtcttcgccgccgcacgATTCCACGAAGAGGAGACGAAGCGTGCAGAGGAACTTGCAgatctcgagcgcgccaagaAACTCCTTCTCGCGAACGTGTCGCACGATCTCGTCACGCCAATCTCACTCATCGCTGGCCcactcgacgacgtgctAGCAGAGATGCCGGCTGGGCGACAGCGCGAGTCCCTGAACATGGCGCGGAGGAACGTTCAGCGCCTCTCCCGCCTCGTTGATATGCTCATGGACCTCAGCAGCCTCGAGACGGGAAACATGGCCGGCAGCTTCCGCCGCGTCAATCTTGGACAGGCAACGCGCAACGTTGCCGCCATGTTCAAACAGGCGACAGACGCTGCGCACCTCACCTACATCGTCGAGTGCGACATGGAGAACCGCGATGTATACATCGACCGAGACAAATACGTGTGTTCCTTGCGGTGCGAGCTGATGGCAGGAGAAGATCCTCTTCACGCTCATCGGGAACGCACTGCGGTTTACATGTGATGGGTGGGTGAGAATGAGGATGTCGCTGAATGTCAGGACCGTCCATGTGACAGTGCACTACAAGGACGACAGGGCTGTCGTGTCCGTGGAGGACACTGGGGTCGGGATCCCAGGTACAGTAAGAGACTAATGGcactgacagcagccaAGGACCTAGCTATCTCGTCTCGGCGTTCCGTCTCGGGGTCCGTGTTTGGTAACAAGCACCccatcgacgacgcgttcaCCCACGAGCACGAAGGCTGGGGCATCTCCCTCTTGTTCACCAGGGTGAGATCACCAGTCGCAAGCAGAGCTCAACCCAGAAACTCGTCCAGCTCCACCACGGCTTGTTCAATATTGAAAGCTGCACCGCCGCGGAATCCCCGGACGGCTCGCATGGAACGCGCTTCACCGTCACGCTACCGTGAGTTGCCGCTGCGCGGTAGAAGCTGAGAGCAGTCTGGGATGCCAACACCTGCCGCCCGACTCGGTCGAAAAGTCCGACGTGTCTGACGGTACGCCGCTGCAACAGTTCCACCAGTCCGTGATTGACACCATGTCGCGCGCACACTGGGGCTGGACCAGCATACCGAAGGAGGACGTGTCCCACAACtccacatcctcgaggccgtcatCGGCTGACCCGCACGCGCGAGGTATAGACCCAAACACAGTGTACTTTGAGTCGACGGACATTGTTCTTCTCGTGGACTGTGAGTTACCTTATAATCCAACTGACCGCAGCCCTGCACGACACACGGCAGTACATGCGCGACATCTTTTCGCCGTTCTGTAAGGTCGTAGAGGCGTGCGACGGGCGTCAGGCGCTTGAGATGGTCAATAAACACCACCCGAATCTCATCATTGCGGACGTAATGTTACCGGAGGTGAGCTGATGTCGAGGCCGAAATAGAGCTCACAGCAGATTAACGGGTTTGAGCTCGTCACCGAACTCAAGCGCGGCACGCCTGAGCAACAGATGGTGCCAATCATTCTCCTGACGTCGATGCAAGATGCGCGTGCCGATGGAGCGTttgccgccgacgactACATGCCGAAGCCGTTCAACGCGCGTGAGCTGATTGCGCGGGCGCACATGCAGCTCCAACTCGGCAAgaagcggcgcgcgctTGAGAGCGCCTTTGATTTGCGTACGCAGGAGCTGCGTCTGTTGACGGAATGTGAGTTTAGTTCTTGAACGCGCTCACTCAGACTCCCCTGTCGGCATCTTCCGATGCTCGGAGGATGGCTATGTGCACTACGCGAACCAGATGTGGTGAGCCAGAGTCTGAAAATGTAGCTCACTACAGGCATGAGATATCGGGCTACCCTCAGTCGTCACAGCCTATCACCAACTGGGGCGACTACGTGCAGGAGGATCACCAAGAACGCGTCTCGCATATCTGGCAGCAGTATATCAGCAAGCAGGCGATCCACGAGAGGGCTGAGTGGCCGTGGAGGAACGGCCGGTGGGTCGATACAACAGTCATCCGCGTGAACCGCGACGGTTCTCCCGTGAGTATTCCGCCGGTGGCGCTGACGAATTTCAGGCCAGCATCATCGGGTGCACGGTTGACATTACGGAGAGAAAACTTAACGAGCGCATGCACCGCGAGCAAgtgctcgaggcggagcaGCGGCGTGCGGCTGCCGAGGATGCGAGACGGCAGCAGGAACTTCTGATCGACATTACCTCGTGCGCTTGCCCAAAacccagctgacagcagacaCGAGATCCGCAACCCGATCAGCAGCCTGATGCAGTGTGCGTCACTCGTCAAGTCTAACCTCCTCGCGTTGCAGGAGTACATGAGGAACGCATTCGAGGAGGATCGAGAGATCAGGCCGACcgaccagctcctcgccacgATGGGCGAGGATAtcgaggccctcgacaGCATCTATCAGTGTGGTCTCACACAAGAGAGAATCTCCAATGACGTGCTCTCACTCGGCAAGATCCAGCTAGACATGCTGCGTATGTCCCTCCCTTACTGGGCTAACGGCAGAAATGTTCGACACTGAGACCGACATCCGCAAGGAGGCACAGAAACTCGTATTCGTGTTCCAGAACGAGGCGCGCATGAAGCGCCTCAACCTGAGCCTGAATATCGGCCCGGGTTTCCGGCGCCTGGGGGTGGAGCGCATCCTGACAGACCCGGTTCGCCTAGGACAAGTGGTTACGAACCTCCTCTCGAACGCCATCCGGTTCACCTCCAACAGTCCAGTTCGGCGGGTCGAGTTGCGGCTTGATCTGAGCATCGACCC contains the following coding sequences:
- the NPY1 gene encoding uncharacterized protein (NADH pyrophosphatase-like rudimentary NUDIX domain) encodes the protein MDVHANDTFVNFYAGAPPLNRLSFQRPKADVLNAHLERAKFLVFNEGKPLVHKGKISSPYFVDLAAVKPLVGEGFLAPSPNAPNEKAEESRRAGCILVFVGVDERGCPPGEDLNIPHGTPYFAIDATPAGTGLYAVKGDAEDLARQGRFEAPADSEWADARMSASLMDAWHAGLFAAARPIVDWNARNRHCPACGRHTYSLWGGWKRSCVTARGTPEERKLCFSNTGLHNFAHPRTDPVIIMGILDETGDRMLLGRNKSWPKGMYSCLAGFIEPGESFEEAVRREVLEEAGIVVGPVRYGSSQPWPYPANLMVGCFGRAAGGQSVRLDLDNELEDAQFFPRSVVARVATSKMGSKFTKNDYNQLDKAQDDRDVNAPAFIDPRPMDKFENFTKCPPETAIAGVLMRQWALGTHATHLVSSL
- a CDS encoding uncharacterized protein (PAS domain), which translates into the protein MTAGTFLTGIARAVDRIRPAASNEDSQPTTFPDPNWPSQSQLDLPRHVGVDTSNIPADFLNSYPYPAFVLISGSPEAKRFPPLPWTRGKYADLHPFEPVWSNRRWKRLSRGRPLLDGLSVDSSRKLADWLGSSNSETAEALDESGVSENGNGARRSTCAGRNPILTLTFAFGPERVVLQLSKTYLPINQPDGAPRIRAPAQAFAVVTATPVEQDVTVTIDARSRPSCASSSTAEVHNETPPLSHSACQSLREAEPRDLPVWDDAQTDNEETDEFGPLAPGRPLYLFSDGSFVNSSLPGPAEEGKVSDVVALLESTDWSATQLGPRETWSASLKASVRTVMEFPFAAGVWWGKEHTMIYNQLYADSMPDHPKAFGRSGSSSWAGTKSLEDYNQALLDTLEEYPRDAPFALIFHVESTSPNFQPRKMGSRASSFRGAASSVRLRYTGGVGVPEGHPSAPPTCSVELLPGEQPTEEMMASAFTALEVTPGQPGCRSNLSTMRRVIFNTDAEGLLASDEDQPAPAEQWPLAEALRARQPIIVRDCSKLIEGYPVRIWDELPTSAIVIPISYSDGDLPGALLVLGLSCRLPFDAEYQAFLRALRVQLSALFAAARFHEEETKRAEELADLERAKKLLLANVSHDLVTPISLIAGPLDDVLAEMPAGRQRESLNMARRNVQRLSRLVDMLMDLSSLETGNMAGSFRRVNLGQATRNVAAMFKQATDAAHLTYIVECDMENRDVYIDRDKYEKILFTLIGNALRFTCDGTVHVTVHYKDDRAVVSVEDTGVGIPAKDLAISSRRSVSGSVFGNKHPIDDAFTHEHEGWGISLLFTRKLVQLHHGLFNIESCTAAESPDGSHGTRFTVTLPLGCQHLPPDSVEKSDVSDGTPLQQFHQSVIDTMSRAHWGWTSIPKEDVSHNSTSSRPSSADPHARGIDPNTVYFESTDIVLLVDSLHDTRQYMRDIFSPFCKVVEACDGRQALEMVNKHHPNLIIADVMLPEINGFELVTELKRGTPEQQMVPIILLTSMQDARADGAFAADDYMPKPFNARELIARAHMQLQLGKKRRALESAFDLRTQELRLLTEYSPVGIFRCSEDGYVHYANQMWHEISGYPQSSQPITNWGDYVQEDHQERVSHIWQQYISKQAIHERAEWPWRNGRWVDTTVIRVNRDGSPASIIGCTVDITERKLNERMHREQVLEAEQRRAAAEDARRQQELLIDITSHEIRNPISSLMQCASLVKSNLLALQEYMRNAFEEDREIRPTDQLLATMGEDIEALDSIYQCGLTQERISNDVLSLGKIQLDMLQMFDTETDIRKEAQKLVFVFQNEARMKRLNLSLNIGPGFRRLGVERILTDPVRLGQVVTNLLSNAIRFTSNSPVRRVELRLDLSIDPPPKGCAMPQPSKEVEVDEDTPLYLYVSVADTGPGLTPAELQVLFQPFSQASPQTHTVYGGSGLGLFVCRQLTERMGGHIDVVSEHGHGSEFRFYVRTRACLSPKTPPTESPRSDNAARDVAGPFKPHILVVEDNIINRTVLMRQLQHVGLTVESASNGLEALERLRVSQRPRKRANGSTSANSSRTHTPTGVATSPGGKDMRRNVSSISEDAKDVGGPKRFDCVLMDLEMPVMDGYTSVRLLRADESKGLLVPTNVVALTGNARQAQVPEAMADFTDVVVKPYRLDDLLRTIDDSIRRYVSDVPRSSSESVRSGLGMDPGAPVLQAQTEPSDI